In a single window of the Acetivibrio clariflavus DSM 19732 genome:
- a CDS encoding GH36-type glycosyl hydrolase domain-containing protein translates to MREYIILYLFAALIIFVFASCLILLKSKEEKIKIRDALLNADELEAYAIEIAYDHAVSKKLKFFNWPVPRLNENYRYILSVYKSLNEDIKREIGTTPAAEWLLDNFYIIEEQVKSVRKDLSKEYYSKLPMLSSGPLKGYARIYTVALELVSHTDGRIDEKVLVNYIKAYQSHKTLASRELWALPIMLKLALIENIRYICQTIEKTQRQRRKVEEIISAVKSENGIDADKLIHAIKNEIKGEYKINSAFIEHLAYRLRKMGRAYAHVLRQIDDILGMNGTSIDYITHKEHSEQTARKGSIGNCIISLKYISSCDWVEIFEALSKVEEILRTDPDGTYNLMDLSSKNYYRKKIEELALEFDVSEKHIANKVVELAKRAMENREDLNEISFRKKIHVGYYIIDEGVKQLREEIGPDKTFNKAFSEFVRKRPLTLYIGSVSIITVLISLLIARYVFNSAHKFNGALALLSILVVLIPVSDVSVNFINWILNHLFKPSFFPRIELRDGIPEEYSTMVVIPALLPDEKRAKELIDNLEVYYLSNREKNLYFALAGDYKDSDSKDLDGDSKIITTALERIKELNKKYSKDGKDIFFFFHRHRQFNDRQKKWMGWERKRGALLEFNDMLLGSKKTSYSITSTDISLLPKVKYVITLDADTVLPLGTAKKLIGTMAHPLNLPEIDEKRGIVVKGYGLMQPRIGFDIESVNKSLFSRIFAGEEGIDPYACAVSDVYQDLFGEGIFTGKGIYDIEVFQKLLGDAIPENTVLSHDLLEGSYIRTGLVSDLELIDGYPSKYNSYAMRLHRWVRGDWQLLPWIGRKISNRFGKEIANPITAVSKWKIIDNLRRSLVAPFLMLIAFFGFSIFPGNTLAWTGIILLFMYFPFILSGFDYLVYKPVRVMLSRRYIPVICGLKAVFLQITLQFVFLPYQAYLMANAIAISLVRVFITKRNMLEWVTALDTEKTLKNTLRSYIAKMKIGVIEAVIVFALALLLKPQWAVWAFAVCLVWFVSPYIAFRVSQEEVKSIEPLDSNDLLELRVTARKTWRYYEEFVNSKNNYLAPDNYQEEPPNGIAYRTSPTNIGLGLLATLSARDFGYIGTEEMYRIVKRTVTTIEKMDKWNGHLYNWYDTRTLDTLKPRYISTVDSGNFVCYLITLKEGFIEYLNRPLIERVFVDGIKDTVILAEREAKQNLYETDELESFAASFDKAGNFDLRLWIGALDKLGGKYGNNDKKVNVWARKVEHMVSLFKSELNNYYSWSHLLFEMPEEWEKRAYKSDIEKPMETILNLFRLNVPLVKLPEHYKKIKFEIDKLNKTIAKSRENHLVNIKNWLDRLKHELEKSIQNAEQLISNYNYLVDRIDKISCETEFIHLYDKKRQLFSIGYNIEEGSLTNSYYDLLASEARQTSFIAIARGEVDAQHWFKLGRTLTRIDRYKGMVSWSGTMFEYFMPLLIMKSVKNTLLDETYAFVLRSQKKYGKQRNVPWGTSESGFYSFDIKLDYQYKAFGVPWLGLKRGLAEDMVVAPYATMLALPVDPHDSVKNLKRLAAEGANGPYGYYEAIDYTPERLPIGSKYAIVKSYMAHHQGMSLVALNNYINGNVMQQRFHNDPVVNAAKLLLQEKVPANIIFTKENKEKILPFTDVTYDVEDSLREYSHPDYELPKAHILSNGSYSVMVTDRGTGYSRNSMIDVTRWREDITLDNYGIFFYIRNTNTNTIWSSTYSPADKRPDMYNVVFTSGVAKYHRRDGDIDTVTEVVVSSNDNAEIRRLTFTNHGNETCVLEVSSYYELVLAQHGTDVAHPAFSNLFIRTEFIPELNCLIANRRPRSENDKPVWSLNLMTIEGEAVGGLQYETDRFKFIGRGRNVTNPQVIEERKPLTNTVGPVLDPIMSMRCMLKIEPGKTAKVNLVVAVGENRGAVLDLAAKYINPEIIPEEFNLAATRSRVEARYLNLKASEIEFYQELLSHILFISPAQKLRMECIINNTKGQSGLWAYGISGDIPIVLLTLEKTDDIDIVYELLKAHEYWKYKNLKVDLVILNEEENSYTNPLQGLLFDILSSSHAHDMINKPGGVFVIKKSNLPEEDINLICAAARVVLKGSAGDLREQLYIKNENHLPQLKEYKGTIKKYQNKYAENSDLQFFNGIGGFKNDGKEYEIVLKSGITTPLPWTNVISNRKFGFIVTESGGGYTWHENSRENKLTPWSNDPVSDTPGEIIYVTDDDTGEVWNITALPIRENETYSAIHGFGYSIFRNSGHGFEQELTQFVPVKDNVKLSLVRLKNTSDSSRKLGLYYYIRPVLGVSDQFTASHISTERHKTGAILIRNTYNDEFPGRIAYVDTSIKDRTFTCDRKEFLAGGALTNPPGLRRQKLSETVGAGLDPCVALGIFLEFDPGEEKEIVFALGEGSSITEVEEMVNKYRKVEEVKKALGEAKNFWKEKLEILQVSTPDKAIDYMLNGWLMYQVLSCRMWTRSAFYQSGGAYGFRDQLQDCLSVAHVMPEITKEQILLHSKHQFVEGDVQHWWHEEKYKGTRTRFSDDLLWLPFVTAEYIRITGDSDILKIETPFLEDEPLKDFEDESYRIPRVSDEKSTLYDHCIRAIERSLKFGEHGIPLIGSGDWNDGMNTVGNKGKGESVWLGWFLYSILTKFVPICQSFGEEERAERYSNIAMEIAKAIEENAWDGNWYRRAYFDDGRPLGSIQNSECQIDSLAQSWAVISGAGNKDRINMAMNALENYLVKRDEGLIKLLTPPFDEGDLEPGYIKSYVPGVRENGGQYTHAACWVVMAFAMLGDGDKATELFNLINPINHAKTQIEISKYKAEPYIIAADVYSVEPHTGRGGWSWYTGAAGWMYRVGVEYILGFKKNGDRLSIDPCIPKEWKDFDIKYKYKDTQYYITIKNPEGVNKGVKKVILDGKELEDKIIALVDDKKEHKAEVIMGK, encoded by the coding sequence ATGCGTGAATACATAATTTTATATTTGTTTGCTGCTCTGATAATATTCGTTTTTGCCTCTTGTTTAATATTGCTGAAATCGAAAGAGGAAAAAATTAAAATAAGGGATGCTTTGCTAAATGCCGATGAGCTCGAAGCTTACGCAATAGAAATTGCCTATGACCATGCTGTCTCTAAAAAGTTAAAATTCTTTAATTGGCCTGTTCCGAGATTGAATGAGAATTATCGGTATATATTGTCGGTATACAAATCATTGAATGAAGATATAAAGAGGGAAATCGGAACAACACCTGCCGCTGAATGGCTCCTTGATAATTTTTATATTATTGAGGAACAGGTAAAGAGTGTCAGGAAAGATTTGAGCAAGGAATATTATTCAAAACTTCCTATGCTAAGTTCCGGTCCTTTAAAAGGATATGCAAGAATATATACTGTTGCTCTTGAACTTGTGTCCCATACCGATGGCAGAATTGATGAAAAAGTACTTGTCAATTACATTAAAGCCTATCAGTCCCACAAGACTCTTGCAAGCAGGGAACTATGGGCACTGCCGATTATGCTTAAGCTTGCTTTGATTGAAAATATAAGATATATATGTCAAACAATTGAAAAGACTCAGAGACAGAGACGAAAGGTAGAAGAAATAATTTCAGCGGTTAAAAGCGAAAACGGAATTGACGCCGATAAGCTTATTCATGCCATTAAAAATGAAATTAAAGGGGAATACAAAATCAATTCGGCTTTTATAGAACATCTTGCTTACAGACTTAGAAAAATGGGGAGGGCTTATGCCCATGTCCTCCGTCAGATAGATGATATTTTGGGTATGAATGGTACAAGTATTGATTACATTACCCATAAAGAGCACAGCGAACAAACTGCAAGAAAAGGATCAATAGGCAACTGCATAATAAGCCTGAAATATATTTCTTCCTGTGATTGGGTGGAAATTTTTGAGGCATTAAGCAAGGTGGAGGAGATTTTAAGAACTGACCCGGATGGAACCTACAATCTCATGGATTTATCGTCAAAAAACTATTATAGGAAGAAAATTGAAGAGTTGGCCTTGGAATTTGATGTATCGGAAAAACATATAGCCAACAAGGTTGTTGAGCTTGCAAAAAGGGCGATGGAAAATAGGGAAGATTTAAACGAAATTAGTTTCAGGAAGAAAATTCATGTAGGTTACTATATAATTGATGAAGGGGTAAAACAGCTTAGGGAAGAAATTGGCCCTGACAAAACTTTTAACAAGGCATTTTCCGAGTTTGTAAGAAAAAGACCCCTTACTTTGTATATTGGTTCTGTAAGTATAATTACTGTTTTGATAAGTTTACTGATTGCCCGGTATGTATTCAACAGTGCTCATAAATTTAACGGCGCACTGGCATTGCTTAGTATTTTGGTTGTGCTAATACCGGTATCCGATGTTTCTGTAAATTTTATCAACTGGATACTGAATCATTTATTTAAACCTTCATTTTTTCCAAGAATTGAATTAAGAGACGGTATACCGGAAGAGTATAGCACAATGGTAGTTATTCCGGCACTGCTGCCCGATGAAAAAAGGGCAAAGGAGTTGATAGATAATCTTGAGGTATACTATCTTTCCAACCGGGAAAAGAACTTGTACTTTGCTCTGGCGGGGGACTATAAGGATTCGGACAGCAAGGATTTGGACGGTGACAGTAAAATAATCACTACAGCTTTGGAAAGAATAAAGGAACTAAACAAGAAGTACAGCAAGGATGGCAAGGATATATTTTTCTTTTTTCACAGACACAGACAATTCAATGACAGACAGAAGAAATGGATGGGATGGGAACGAAAAAGGGGAGCTCTTTTGGAGTTTAACGACATGCTTTTAGGTTCAAAAAAGACAAGTTATAGTATAACTTCAACCGATATATCCCTTTTGCCTAAGGTGAAGTATGTAATTACATTGGATGCCGATACAGTATTGCCTTTGGGTACTGCCAAAAAACTAATAGGCACAATGGCCCATCCGTTAAATTTACCTGAAATTGACGAGAAAAGAGGCATTGTAGTCAAGGGTTACGGGCTTATGCAGCCAAGAATAGGATTTGACATTGAGAGTGTCAATAAATCGCTGTTTTCAAGAATTTTTGCTGGTGAAGAGGGGATAGATCCTTATGCCTGTGCAGTATCCGATGTTTATCAGGACTTATTCGGTGAAGGTATTTTTACGGGAAAAGGTATCTATGATATTGAGGTGTTTCAAAAACTTTTGGGCGATGCAATTCCCGAAAACACCGTGCTTAGTCATGATTTGCTTGAAGGTTCATATATAAGGACAGGGTTGGTCAGTGACCTTGAACTGATTGACGGGTATCCGTCAAAGTACAATTCCTATGCCATGAGACTCCATCGCTGGGTGCGGGGAGACTGGCAGCTTTTGCCGTGGATTGGGCGTAAAATAAGTAACAGGTTCGGTAAAGAAATAGCAAACCCAATAACGGCAGTATCAAAGTGGAAGATAATCGACAATCTTAGAAGAAGCCTGGTTGCCCCCTTTCTTATGCTGATTGCATTTTTTGGCTTTAGCATATTTCCGGGAAATACTCTGGCATGGACAGGGATTATTCTGCTTTTTATGTATTTTCCCTTTATTTTGTCAGGATTTGACTATCTGGTTTACAAGCCGGTTAGAGTAATGCTTTCGAGAAGATATATTCCCGTTATTTGCGGGTTGAAAGCAGTCTTCCTGCAAATAACACTGCAATTTGTGTTTTTGCCCTATCAGGCATACCTTATGGCTAACGCAATTGCAATTTCTTTGGTTAGAGTATTTATAACCAAAAGAAACATGCTTGAATGGGTAACTGCTTTGGATACCGAAAAGACACTTAAGAACACTTTAAGAAGTTATATTGCAAAAATGAAAATAGGTGTCATTGAGGCAGTCATAGTTTTTGCACTGGCATTGCTGCTTAAGCCGCAATGGGCTGTTTGGGCTTTTGCAGTTTGCCTGGTATGGTTTGTTTCACCCTATATAGCCTTTAGGGTAAGCCAGGAAGAAGTAAAATCAATTGAGCCTTTAGATAGTAATGATTTGCTCGAACTTAGAGTTACAGCCAGAAAGACCTGGAGGTACTATGAAGAGTTTGTAAACAGTAAGAACAACTACCTGGCACCTGACAACTATCAGGAAGAACCGCCAAACGGGATTGCCTACAGAACTTCGCCTACAAATATAGGTCTTGGGCTATTGGCGACTTTAAGTGCAAGAGATTTCGGATATATTGGTACTGAAGAAATGTACAGAATTGTAAAGCGGACAGTTACTACCATTGAAAAGATGGACAAGTGGAACGGCCATCTTTATAACTGGTATGATACGCGTACTCTTGATACGTTAAAACCGAGGTACATTTCAACAGTAGACAGCGGAAATTTCGTTTGCTATCTTATTACTTTAAAAGAAGGGTTTATCGAGTATTTAAACCGACCGTTAATTGAAAGAGTGTTTGTGGACGGAATTAAAGATACGGTTATTTTAGCCGAAAGGGAAGCAAAGCAAAATTTATATGAAACCGACGAACTGGAAAGCTTTGCAGCCAGTTTTGACAAAGCGGGAAATTTCGATTTAAGGCTTTGGATTGGAGCTTTGGACAAACTTGGAGGAAAGTATGGCAATAACGACAAAAAAGTAAATGTATGGGCACGAAAAGTGGAACACATGGTATCACTTTTTAAAAGTGAATTGAACAATTACTATTCCTGGAGTCATTTGCTGTTTGAAATGCCTGAGGAATGGGAGAAGAGGGCTTATAAAAGTGATATTGAAAAACCGATGGAAACTATATTGAACCTATTTAGGCTAAATGTCCCTCTGGTGAAATTGCCGGAACATTACAAGAAAATTAAATTCGAGATAGACAAGCTTAATAAAACCATTGCCAAAAGCCGAGAAAACCATTTGGTGAATATAAAGAATTGGCTGGACCGGTTGAAACATGAGTTGGAAAAATCAATTCAAAACGCGGAACAGCTTATCTCAAATTATAATTATTTGGTTGACAGAATTGATAAAATATCCTGTGAGACTGAATTCATCCATTTGTATGACAAGAAAAGGCAATTGTTTTCCATTGGTTATAATATCGAAGAAGGCAGTTTGACAAACTCCTACTATGACCTGCTTGCTTCCGAAGCAAGGCAGACAAGCTTTATTGCCATAGCAAGAGGAGAAGTGGATGCACAGCATTGGTTTAAGCTTGGCAGAACCCTTACCCGGATAGACCGCTATAAGGGTATGGTATCCTGGAGCGGAACCATGTTTGAATATTTTATGCCTTTGCTGATAATGAAAAGTGTTAAAAACACCTTATTGGACGAGACCTATGCCTTTGTACTGAGAAGTCAAAAGAAATATGGGAAACAGAGAAATGTGCCATGGGGAACTTCCGAGTCAGGCTTTTATTCCTTTGACATTAAGCTTGATTACCAGTATAAAGCCTTTGGCGTGCCATGGCTTGGACTGAAAAGGGGCTTGGCGGAAGATATGGTTGTGGCACCTTATGCCACTATGCTTGCATTGCCCGTTGACCCCCACGATTCGGTTAAAAACCTTAAAAGATTGGCGGCAGAAGGTGCAAACGGGCCCTATGGCTATTACGAGGCAATAGATTACACTCCGGAGAGACTGCCCATTGGCTCCAAATATGCCATAGTAAAGAGTTATATGGCTCATCATCAGGGAATGAGCCTTGTGGCACTTAACAATTATATAAATGGAAATGTAATGCAGCAACGTTTCCACAATGATCCGGTAGTTAATGCAGCGAAACTTCTGCTTCAGGAAAAAGTACCGGCCAATATAATCTTTACTAAAGAAAATAAGGAAAAGATACTTCCCTTTACCGATGTCACTTATGATGTTGAGGATTCATTAAGAGAATACAGCCATCCGGATTATGAGCTGCCGAAGGCCCATATTTTATCCAACGGAAGCTATTCGGTAATGGTTACCGACAGAGGAACCGGTTACAGCAGAAACAGTATGATTGACGTAACCCGTTGGAGGGAAGACATTACCCTTGATAATTACGGTATATTCTTTTATATAAGAAACACCAATACAAACACAATATGGTCTTCCACCTATTCACCTGCAGACAAAAGACCGGATATGTATAACGTGGTATTTACTTCAGGAGTGGCCAAATACCATAGAAGGGATGGGGATATTGATACGGTGACTGAAGTGGTTGTCAGTTCCAATGACAACGCAGAAATAAGGAGGCTGACTTTTACCAATCATGGGAATGAAACTTGTGTCCTCGAGGTCAGCAGTTACTATGAACTGGTTTTGGCGCAGCATGGTACCGATGTGGCGCATCCTGCGTTCAGCAACTTGTTTATAAGGACGGAGTTTATTCCTGAACTGAATTGCCTTATAGCCAACAGAAGACCCCGGTCTGAAAATGATAAACCGGTTTGGTCGTTAAATCTGATGACAATTGAAGGAGAAGCAGTAGGAGGCCTGCAATATGAAACCGACCGGTTCAAATTTATTGGAAGAGGAAGAAATGTAACCAATCCTCAGGTTATTGAAGAGAGAAAACCTTTGACCAATACAGTAGGTCCGGTTCTTGACCCCATTATGAGCATGCGGTGCATGTTAAAAATAGAGCCGGGAAAAACTGCTAAAGTGAACCTTGTTGTGGCGGTAGGTGAAAACAGGGGTGCTGTGTTGGATTTGGCAGCCAAATATATTAATCCGGAGATTATACCGGAGGAATTTAACCTGGCTGCAACCAGAAGTCGTGTGGAGGCAAGGTATTTGAACCTTAAAGCTTCTGAAATTGAGTTTTATCAGGAACTTTTATCCCATATTTTGTTCATAAGTCCGGCACAGAAGCTGAGAATGGAATGCATAATAAATAATACCAAAGGTCAAAGCGGATTATGGGCTTATGGCATATCCGGGGATATACCCATTGTGTTATTAACACTGGAAAAGACAGATGATATAGATATTGTCTATGAACTGTTAAAAGCTCATGAATATTGGAAATATAAGAATTTAAAAGTGGACCTTGTGATATTGAACGAGGAGGAAAACAGCTATACCAACCCCTTGCAGGGACTTTTATTCGACATCCTCTCCTCAAGCCATGCTCATGATATGATAAACAAACCCGGTGGAGTTTTTGTAATTAAAAAGAGCAATCTTCCGGAAGAGGATATCAATCTGATCTGTGCGGCAGCCCGGGTGGTACTTAAGGGCAGTGCCGGAGATTTGAGAGAACAGCTTTATATCAAAAATGAAAACCATTTGCCGCAATTGAAAGAATATAAAGGCACCATAAAGAAATATCAGAATAAATACGCTGAAAATTCGGATCTGCAATTTTTCAACGGTATAGGAGGCTTTAAAAATGACGGCAAAGAATATGAAATTGTATTGAAAAGCGGTATTACCACTCCTTTGCCGTGGACTAACGTAATATCCAACCGGAAATTCGGATTTATTGTTACAGAATCCGGCGGTGGATACACATGGCATGAAAACAGCCGTGAAAATAAATTGACTCCGTGGTCTAATGACCCTGTTTCCGATACACCCGGTGAAATTATTTATGTCACCGATGACGATACGGGAGAAGTGTGGAATATTACTGCTTTGCCAATACGGGAGAATGAGACATACTCAGCTATACACGGGTTTGGATATAGTATTTTCAGGAACTCAGGGCATGGATTTGAACAGGAATTGACACAGTTTGTGCCGGTGAAGGATAACGTGAAGCTGAGTTTGGTAAGACTGAAAAACACAAGTGATTCATCAAGAAAATTAGGCTTATACTATTACATCCGCCCTGTACTTGGTGTAAGCGACCAGTTTACTGCTTCGCATATTAGCACCGAAAGGCATAAAACGGGTGCAATATTAATAAGAAATACTTACAATGATGAATTTCCCGGAAGAATAGCCTATGTCGACACCTCTATAAAAGACAGAACTTTTACCTGCGACAGGAAAGAGTTTTTGGCAGGAGGTGCCTTGACAAATCCTCCCGGGTTAAGAAGGCAAAAGCTGTCGGAAACAGTGGGTGCAGGTCTGGATCCTTGTGTAGCGTTGGGAATATTTTTGGAATTTGATCCCGGAGAAGAAAAAGAAATTGTATTTGCTTTAGGTGAAGGTAGCAGCATCACCGAAGTAGAAGAAATGGTAAATAAGTACAGGAAGGTAGAAGAAGTAAAAAAAGCTCTTGGTGAGGCAAAGAATTTCTGGAAGGAAAAACTGGAAATCCTGCAGGTTTCCACACCGGATAAGGCTATTGATTATATGCTTAACGGCTGGCTTATGTATCAGGTTCTGTCGTGCAGAATGTGGACACGATCGGCCTTTTATCAGTCGGGAGGTGCATATGGTTTTAGGGACCAGTTACAGGATTGCCTCTCGGTGGCACATGTAATGCCGGAGATAACAAAGGAGCAAATACTGCTTCATTCAAAACACCAGTTTGTTGAAGGAGATGTTCAGCATTGGTGGCACGAAGAAAAATATAAGGGTACAAGGACAAGATTTTCCGACGACCTTTTATGGCTGCCTTTTGTAACAGCCGAGTATATAAGAATTACCGGAGATAGTGATATATTGAAAATTGAAACTCCGTTTTTGGAAGATGAACCATTAAAGGATTTTGAAGATGAAAGTTACAGGATTCCAAGAGTGTCCGATGAAAAATCGACACTATATGACCATTGCATAAGGGCTATTGAGAGGTCGCTGAAATTCGGCGAGCATGGGATTCCTTTAATTGGATCCGGTGACTGGAACGATGGAATGAATACCGTTGGCAACAAAGGAAAAGGAGAAAGCGTTTGGTTAGGATGGTTTTTGTACTCAATCCTGACGAAGTTTGTTCCTATTTGCCAAAGCTTTGGAGAAGAAGAACGGGCTGAGAGATATTCCAACATTGCAATGGAAATTGCAAAAGCTATTGAAGAAAATGCCTGGGATGGAAACTGGTACAGGAGGGCATATTTTGACGACGGACGGCCGCTGGGATCTATTCAGAACAGTGAATGCCAAATTGACTCCCTTGCTCAGTCATGGGCGGTTATATCCGGTGCCGGTAACAAGGATAGAATCAATATGGCAATGAATGCTCTGGAAAACTACCTTGTAAAAAGGGATGAAGGACTTATTAAACTTCTTACACCTCCTTTTGACGAAGGTGATTTGGAACCTGGTTATATAAAAAGCTATGTTCCCGGAGTAAGGGAAAACGGAGGACAGTATACCCACGCAGCCTGCTGGGTTGTCATGGCCTTTGCAATGCTTGGGGACGGTGATAAAGCAACCGAATTGTTCAATTTGATAAATCCAATTAATCATGCAAAGACGCAGATTGAGATTTCCAAATATAAAGCAGAACCTTATATAATTGCTGCGGATGTATATTCGGTTGAACCCCATACAGGCCGGGGAGGATGGTCATGGTATACCGGAGCCGCAGGCTGGATGTACAGGGTTGGCGTTGAATACATTCTTGGATTTAAAAAGAATGGAGACAGGCTGTCTATAGACCCATGTATACCTAAAGAATGGAAGGACTTTGATATTAAGTATAAATACAAAGATACACAATATTATATAACAATAAAAAACCCGGAAGGTGTTAACAAAGGGGTTAAAAAGGTAATCCTGGACGGAAAGGAACTTGAAGATAAAATAATTGCTCTGGTAGATGACAAAAAGGAACATAAAGCGGAAGTGATTATGGGAAAATAG
- a CDS encoding glycoside hydrolase family 9 protein, translating to MRKGKVSLFLVVTLLASLLTPAASKAATPPEDYRKLQDIQIFLNKPVTGWSGSGAEELETENSTLPVDATEKYNGLPSLRLNVSKAVTSGWWISLLTLREWNTHDISQYVENGFIEFNIKGKDGGENFIIGLRDKVYERAIGTELDVKTVINKYIDISTEWQHVKIPLRDIVTAGGGFDATSVTCLFLEKAHVNPFTVWINDLKITSPDNEKSFTAIKVNQVGFLPDAEKYALVTGFMEELQASEGTAFEVRSAKDDSVVYEGKLTLVTECEPIDSGEKILKADFSGLTEEGEYYICVSGIEEKSYKFKIGSNLYEGLLYDALRYFYYQRQGIDLVEPYAQGFARKDLTPMDNAVRSQLPTVTKTFELTKGWYDAGDFGKYVNAGATALSDLFWTYEMFTENMKNFEVNIPESGDSIPDILDEARWELEWMLKMQDPVSGGFYPRVQSDNDDNITMRILKNANGCTTDDSACAAAVLAHAYLLYKDIDSEFAEKCLEAAEVAWKFLEKNPKNIVSPSGPYNVTNDRADRLWAAASLYRATGDEVYNTYFLNNYKSFEGNFTNSYAYAHTWGNMWLTAYICYMKADNVDESAAAWIKTAFGKWLNLILNRYENNPWNNTIVPGNYYWGINMQVMNVPMDAIIVSQFVDSVDISKVREMAFGSLNWLLGTNPMSISYVSGHGENSVKRVYSIIYNNDGKPGIPNGYMPGGPNAYEGAGLSRFAAKCYTTSSGDWVANEHTVYWNSALVFMAAYANSKQTVGFILGDVDGNGKIDSIDFATLKQYMLGMIKTLPSPYEEIAADVDGNGTINVIDLAYLKKYLLGMISKFPAEVN from the coding sequence ATGAGAAAAGGAAAAGTATCACTGTTTTTGGTGGTTACTTTGCTGGCGTCTTTGCTGACACCGGCTGCTTCGAAAGCTGCAACACCGCCGGAAGACTACAGAAAGTTACAGGACATTCAGATTTTCTTGAACAAGCCTGTAACAGGTTGGTCAGGAAGCGGTGCAGAAGAGCTGGAGACAGAAAACAGTACTCTTCCTGTTGATGCTACTGAAAAGTATAATGGGTTACCATCATTAAGACTCAATGTATCCAAAGCGGTAACATCGGGATGGTGGATATCGCTGTTGACATTGAGGGAGTGGAATACCCATGATATTTCTCAGTATGTGGAAAATGGTTTTATCGAGTTTAACATCAAAGGAAAAGACGGTGGAGAAAATTTTATTATAGGTCTCAGAGACAAGGTTTACGAAAGAGCTATTGGGACTGAACTTGATGTAAAAACAGTTATAAACAAGTACATAGATATTTCTACCGAATGGCAGCATGTCAAAATACCATTAAGGGATATAGTGACAGCCGGCGGTGGTTTTGACGCTACATCGGTTACATGTTTGTTTTTAGAAAAAGCCCATGTAAATCCTTTTACCGTTTGGATTAATGATTTAAAAATTACCTCACCCGATAATGAAAAATCCTTTACTGCAATAAAGGTTAATCAGGTTGGATTCCTTCCTGATGCTGAAAAATATGCCCTTGTAACAGGATTTATGGAAGAACTTCAGGCATCGGAGGGTACTGCTTTTGAAGTCAGAAGTGCTAAGGATGACAGTGTTGTTTATGAAGGAAAATTAACTCTTGTAACTGAATGTGAACCCATAGATTCGGGAGAAAAGATTCTGAAAGCAGACTTTTCTGGCTTAACTGAAGAGGGCGAATACTATATTTGTGTTTCAGGCATTGAGGAAAAATCTTATAAGTTCAAAATTGGAAGTAACCTTTACGAAGGATTGCTATACGATGCCTTAAGATATTTCTATTATCAGCGTCAGGGTATTGATTTGGTTGAACCCTATGCTCAAGGATTTGCCCGTAAAGATTTGACACCAATGGATAATGCGGTTCGCAGCCAGTTGCCGACAGTTACAAAAACCTTTGAACTTACAAAAGGATGGTATGATGCCGGAGATTTCGGTAAATATGTTAATGCTGGTGCTACTGCTTTGTCTGACTTATTCTGGACTTATGAAATGTTTACTGAGAATATGAAAAACTTTGAAGTGAATATCCCTGAAAGTGGAGACAGCATACCGGATATTCTTGACGAAGCTAGATGGGAACTGGAATGGATGCTAAAGATGCAGGATCCGGTTAGTGGAGGATTTTACCCCAGAGTACAATCCGATAATGATGACAATATAACAATGAGGATTTTAAAGAATGCCAATGGTTGCACTACTGATGATTCTGCTTGCGCGGCAGCAGTATTAGCTCATGCTTATCTTTTATATAAAGACATCGACAGTGAGTTTGCAGAAAAATGCCTTGAAGCTGCAGAAGTTGCGTGGAAATTCTTAGAAAAGAACCCGAAAAATATAGTCTCTCCTTCAGGACCATATAATGTAACTAATGACAGGGCTGACAGATTGTGGGCGGCTGCATCCCTTTACAGAGCAACTGGAGATGAAGTTTATAATACATATTTTTTAAATAATTATAAAAGTTTTGAAGGTAATTTTACTAACTCCTATGCTTATGCTCACACTTGGGGTAATATGTGGCTTACTGCATATATATGTTACATGAAGGCTGATAATGTAGACGAAAGTGCAGCTGCATGGATTAAAACAGCTTTTGGAAAATGGCTTAACTTAATATTGAACAGATATGAAAACAATCCATGGAACAATACTATCGTGCCCGGTAACTACTATTGGGGTATAAATATGCAAGTAATGAACGTTCCGATGGATGCAATAATTGTGTCACAGTTTGTAGATTCGGTTGATATCAGTAAAGTTAGGGAAATGGCTTTTGGGTCCTTGAACTGGCTTTTAGGTACTAACCCTATGAGCATAAGCTATGTTTCAGGACATGGAGAAAACTCTGTAAAAAGAGTATACAGCATTATATACAACAATGATGGCAAACCGGGTATTCCAAACGGGTATATGCCTGGAGGCCCTAATGCTTATGAAGGAGCAGGACTGTCGAGATTTGCTGCTAAATGCTATACTACCAGTAGCGGTGATTGGGTAGCTAACGAACATACCGTTTACTGGAATTCTGCGTTGGTATTTATGGCAGCCTATGCCAACAGTAAACAAACAGTTGGCTTTATACTTGGAGATGTAGATGGCAATGGGAAAATTGATTCCATAGACTTTGCTACTTTAAAACAGTATATGCTGGGAATGATTAAGACTCTACCGTCTCCATATGAAGAAATAGCCGCTGATGTAGATGGCAACGGAACAATTAATGTAATAGATTTGGCATATTTAAAAAAATACCTTTTGGGTATGATTTCCAAATTTCCTGCCGAAGTTAATTAA